From a single Micromonospora carbonacea genomic region:
- a CDS encoding response regulator yields the protein MRVVLADDQPAVRAGLALILAAAPGVEVAGEAADGEEAVRLCADLRPDVAVLDVRMPRLDGISATREIVAGGLADVLVLTTFDLDEYVFGALRAGAAGFLLKDTDADALVAAVRTVARGEGIIAPAVTRRLISAFAATAPGPPAATRDAVATLTARERDVLACLGLGLSNQQLADRLAMAESTAKTHVSRVLAKLDLRSRVQAAILAQELALPPPQASPPVPPPTPPVGPPAPPPGGAG from the coding sequence GTGCGGGTGGTGCTCGCCGACGACCAGCCGGCGGTGCGGGCCGGGCTGGCGCTGATCCTGGCCGCCGCGCCCGGCGTCGAGGTGGCCGGCGAGGCCGCCGACGGCGAGGAGGCGGTGCGACTCTGCGCCGACCTGCGCCCCGACGTCGCCGTGCTGGACGTCCGGATGCCGCGGCTCGACGGCATCTCCGCCACCCGGGAAATCGTCGCCGGCGGGCTCGCCGACGTGCTCGTGCTGACCACCTTCGACCTCGACGAGTACGTCTTCGGCGCGCTGCGCGCCGGCGCGGCCGGCTTCCTGCTGAAGGACACCGACGCCGACGCCCTGGTCGCCGCCGTGCGCACCGTGGCCCGGGGCGAGGGGATCATCGCCCCGGCGGTGACCCGGCGGCTGATCAGCGCGTTCGCCGCCACCGCACCGGGGCCGCCGGCCGCCACCCGGGACGCGGTCGCCACGCTCACCGCGCGGGAACGCGACGTGCTGGCCTGCCTCGGGCTGGGCCTGTCCAACCAGCAGCTCGCCGACCGGCTGGCGATGGCGGAGAGCACCGCGAAGACCCACGTCAGCCGGGTCCTGGCGAAGCTCGACCTGCGCAGCCGCGTACAGGCGGCGATCCTGGCCCAGGAGCTCGCCCTGCCCCCGCCGCAGGCCTCGCCTCCCGTCCCGCCGCCGACCCCGCCGGTGGGGCCGCCCGCGCCGCCGCCGGGTGGGGCGGGGTGA
- a CDS encoding sensor histidine kinase — translation MRLPPWLRPGATGRDLALAGVALAGGLALLGLGTHLAITPRPGVPTVAFLPSLVAVSAAVALRRVATRTGLALGTAALGVDVALGTTLGTALIYTQVLYDSCVYGPPRLRRWLLRVTVALSLLAAVGGVLVFGHWRGVALGVPVVLVGVVPVLTGISVRQYRDQAAAERARAAEERARAEQTARLAELDRREAVHAERSRMARELHDVVANHLSAVAIHATAALSVPGLDREQVASSLRVIRENSVQGLAEMRQLIGLLREPTTGDGPAPGDAGKAAEEATRVRLAELDRLVGRMRSAGLDVRTEVTGGARPLPVGVDLAAYRIVQESLTNALKHGAGEAELVVTYGPTEVVVAVTNPLRAGGAAAPGAGAGLVGMRERAVLLGGGFTAGPADGRWRVRARLPTGEPA, via the coding sequence ATGCGACTGCCGCCCTGGCTCCGGCCCGGCGCCACGGGCCGGGACCTGGCGCTGGCCGGAGTCGCCCTCGCGGGCGGGCTGGCGCTGCTCGGCCTCGGCACGCACCTGGCGATCACCCCGCGGCCCGGCGTGCCCACGGTGGCCTTCCTGCCGTCACTGGTGGCCGTGTCGGCGGCGGTGGCCCTGCGGCGGGTGGCCACCCGCACGGGGCTGGCCCTCGGCACGGCGGCGCTCGGCGTCGACGTCGCCCTCGGCACCACCCTCGGCACCGCGCTGATCTACACGCAGGTGCTCTACGACTCCTGCGTGTACGGCCCGCCCCGGCTGCGGCGCTGGCTCCTGCGGGTCACCGTGGCGCTGAGCCTGCTCGCCGCCGTCGGCGGGGTGCTGGTGTTCGGCCACTGGCGCGGGGTCGCGCTGGGCGTGCCGGTGGTGCTGGTCGGCGTCGTACCGGTGCTGACCGGGATCAGCGTGCGGCAGTACCGGGACCAGGCGGCGGCGGAGCGGGCGCGGGCCGCGGAGGAACGGGCCCGGGCCGAGCAGACCGCCCGGCTCGCCGAGCTGGACCGGCGCGAGGCGGTCCACGCCGAGCGGTCCCGGATGGCCCGGGAACTGCACGACGTGGTCGCCAACCACCTCAGCGCGGTGGCCATCCACGCCACCGCCGCGCTCTCCGTCCCCGGGCTGGACCGGGAGCAGGTGGCCTCGTCGCTGCGGGTCATCCGGGAGAACAGCGTGCAGGGCCTGGCGGAGATGCGGCAGCTCATCGGGCTGCTGCGGGAGCCCACGACGGGCGACGGGCCCGCACCGGGCGACGCCGGGAAGGCAGCCGAGGAGGCCACCCGGGTACGCCTCGCCGAGCTGGACCGGCTCGTGGGCCGGATGCGCTCCGCCGGGCTGGACGTGCGGACCGAGGTGACCGGCGGGGCGCGTCCGCTGCCGGTGGGGGTGGACCTGGCGGCGTACCGGATCGTGCAGGAGTCGCTGACCAACGCGCTCAAGCACGGCGCGGGCGAGGCGGAGCTGGTCGTGACGTACGGGCCGACGGAGGTGGTGGTGGCCGTGACGAATCCGCTGCGGGCGGGCGGCGCGGCGGCGCCCGGCGCGGGCGCCGGGCTGGTCGGGATGCGCGAGCGCGCGGTGCTGCTGGGCGGCGGCTTCACGGCGGGCCCGGCGGACGGGCGGTGGCGGGTCCGGGCGCGGCTGCCCACCGGGGAGCCGGCGTGA